A window of the Candidatus Bathyarchaeota archaeon genome harbors these coding sequences:
- a CDS encoding HAD family phosphatase, with protein MTRTQSSATLFNLTTQKQATMTIKLVIFDIDGTILQTHSWQHIHQNLGTWSQAKKHHNQFFKNQITYEQWAKLDATLWKNQSLAKINQIVNQMPYTKGAKQALNTLKQNQVKIYLLSAGLTQVAKRIQKEMGTNGYTVNTLITKNGILTGEVEVNVSFHNKDKHLPTILQKFNLTPKECAAVGDDPTLIPLFKKVALAIAFNPTNKDIEKHANITIKSNDLRDIIPHILKQR; from the coding sequence GTGACGCGCACACAGTCTTCAGCAACCCTTTTCAACCTCACCACACAAAAACAAGCCACAATGACAATAAAACTCGTAATCTTCGACATCGACGGCACAATCCTCCAAACCCACAGCTGGCAACACATACACCAAAACCTAGGAACATGGAGCCAAGCTAAAAAACATCACAACCAATTCTTCAAAAACCAAATCACCTACGAACAATGGGCAAAACTAGACGCCACCCTCTGGAAAAACCAATCCCTAGCAAAAATCAACCAAATCGTCAACCAAATGCCCTACACAAAAGGCGCCAAACAAGCCCTCAACACCCTAAAACAAAACCAAGTCAAAATATACCTCTTAAGCGCTGGTCTAACTCAAGTCGCAAAAAGAATTCAAAAAGAAATGGGCACTAACGGCTACACAGTCAACACCCTCATAACCAAAAACGGTATCCTAACAGGTGAAGTCGAAGTCAACGTTTCCTTCCACAACAAAGACAAACACCTACCCACCATCCTCCAAAAATTCAACCTCACACCCAAAGAATGTGCAGCAGTCGGCGACGACCCCACCCTCATACCCCTCTTCAAAAAAGTCGCCCTCGCCATAGCCTTCAACCCAACCAACAAAGATATAGAAAAACACGCAAACATAACAATCAAAAGCAACGACCTCCGCGACATCATACCTCACATCCTCAAGCAACGCTAA
- a CDS encoding AAA family ATPase has protein sequence MIERIKTGVEGLDELIDGGVIKGEVMLLAGTTGSGKTIFSTQFIYNGATQYREKGVYATFEEDEASLKRNMEKLGMDLEKLEREGKIKVIGLQAMKEAGLNANLDFVLKTVREIQAERLVIDSLTAFLIGTGEKFEYRTLMHLFYKILKKMSCTTIMTCSVPAGSDTLGLGIEEFIADSVIVLENVMVDTELKTRFLIRKMRGTSHSRKYHDVIIGEKGLKIVPFSTM, from the coding sequence GTGATAGAACGCATAAAAACTGGAGTAGAAGGATTAGACGAACTCATTGATGGAGGAGTGATAAAGGGCGAGGTCATGCTGTTAGCAGGTACCACAGGTAGCGGCAAAACAATCTTCTCCACCCAATTCATCTACAACGGGGCTACGCAATATAGAGAGAAAGGAGTGTACGCAACTTTTGAGGAGGATGAAGCAAGCTTGAAAAGAAACATGGAAAAACTGGGTATGGACTTGGAAAAACTGGAACGAGAGGGCAAGATTAAAGTTATTGGATTGCAAGCGATGAAAGAGGCAGGTTTAAACGCAAATTTAGACTTCGTTCTGAAGACAGTTAGGGAAATACAGGCTGAACGATTGGTTATAGACTCTCTTACTGCTTTTCTCATTGGAACAGGCGAAAAGTTTGAGTATAGAACTCTTATGCATCTTTTTTATAAGATACTAAAAAAGATGAGTTGCACGACGATAATGACTTGCAGCGTACCAGCAGGCTCTGACACGTTGGGGCTTGGAATAGAGGAGTTTATAGCCGATTCAGTGATAGTCCTTGAAAATGTCATGGTTGATACCGAGCTTAAAACGCGTTTTTTGATTCGAAAAATGCGGGGAACAAGTCACAGCAGAAAGTATCATGATGTCATAATAGGAGAAAAGGGACTTAAGATAGTGCCATTCTCAACAATGTAG
- a CDS encoding HAD-IB family phosphatase yields the protein MTDREENTSQMIPRRKLVIFDVEGVLMPKNRFLVFELGRNLSFPQFIKLLFIGFLYEVGLLSLESALKGMFKLFRGFSVEELLNVFRKLPLLLHTEAVFAELREKGLKTALVSSGFPQVVVENLASRLKADYAFGLELEIKNNTLTGSIKGDVIKKNGKALIMKKILDRENLTKQDCVVVADDRNNSPIFYTESLKIGYNPDFLIVLKSDHVIRENLLEIVSIFEGTQKRPRYSLSYNEVIRETIHVGGGVFVILATNYFGAYIVAFLLFLTTLVYIASELARIKRKNIPLFSSITLNAATFSERYEFAMAPIFFALGIMLSLLLFPTPLNYASIAIVSFGDSAASIFGKLLGKTCISFNKGKNLEGSLVGFAFAFFGAVFFLHPLHAFIGAVVGMFVESFPLPINDNLSIPLAAGVLLTLL from the coding sequence GTGACAGATAGAGAGGAAAACACGAGTCAAATGATTCCGAGAAGAAAACTTGTAATCTTCGACGTTGAAGGAGTGCTGATGCCTAAAAACCGTTTTCTAGTCTTCGAATTAGGGCGAAATTTGAGTTTTCCGCAGTTCATTAAGCTCCTTTTCATTGGTTTTCTTTACGAAGTAGGCTTGCTCTCTCTAGAATCAGCGCTAAAGGGAATGTTTAAACTATTTCGAGGTTTCAGCGTAGAAGAACTGTTGAATGTATTCAGAAAACTACCTTTGCTCCTGCATACAGAAGCAGTTTTTGCAGAACTAAGGGAAAAAGGGTTAAAGACTGCTCTTGTGAGCTCCGGGTTTCCTCAAGTAGTTGTCGAAAATCTTGCCTCTCGCTTGAAAGCTGACTACGCCTTTGGACTCGAATTAGAAATCAAGAATAATACCTTAACAGGAAGCATCAAAGGCGACGTCATAAAGAAGAATGGCAAAGCTCTTATAATGAAAAAAATCTTAGACCGAGAGAATCTAACAAAACAGGATTGCGTGGTAGTAGCTGATGACCGCAACAACTCTCCAATTTTCTACACAGAAAGTTTAAAGATAGGCTACAATCCAGATTTTTTAATAGTTTTGAAGTCAGATCATGTCATAAGGGAAAACTTGCTAGAAATTGTATCCATTTTTGAAGGAACTCAAAAAAGACCTCGTTATTCCCTATCATACAATGAAGTGATTCGGGAAACTATACATGTTGGTGGTGGGGTCTTTGTGATTTTAGCCACTAATTACTTTGGAGCTTACATAGTTGCTTTCCTTCTATTCTTGACAACTCTGGTATACATAGCATCTGAGCTTGCCAGAATCAAAAGAAAAAACATCCCCTTATTTTCGTCAATTACTCTAAACGCAGCAACCTTCTCAGAACGGTACGAATTTGCAATGGCTCCCATATTTTTCGCTTTAGGCATTATGCTATCTCTGTTACTTTTTCCAACTCCATTAAACTATGCATCGATAGCTATAGTCTCATTTGGAGACAGCGCAGCGTCGATTTTCGGCAAATTACTCGGAAAAACTTGCATTTCTTTCAACAAAGGCAAAAACCTAGAAGGATCTCTCGTCGGATTCGCTTTCGCTTTTTTCGGCGCCGTATTTTTTCTGCATCCGCTGCATGCCTTCATCGGCGCAGTTGTAGGCATGTTTGTGGAATCCTTTCCGTTGCCGATTAATGATAATCTTTCAATACCATTGGCAGCTGGTGTGTTGTTGACTCTTCTGTGA
- a CDS encoding MEDS domain-containing protein, which translates to MVNGMIDLAFYFATLAVLITLITFIVRQKGSYFKSVQILLLIAFSGVASVVLTNAIKNYLINESWIMLPYVLWGTSAVLVAALAVEHTAFMLHKRQQMMQRKGFFSSKINIISLFFKVFTLAVLITAWIFNPWQVRYSIPDLWGNLVYGFVYDQWFTAVLGGLLIAVILYPCTVFILLSRKCNDKHVSDALWWLGICWAATGVTLMFFHGLVRNLNIELMEISSLSYVLYYGIVAYYFKQTTTLEGLFNTTYPSLRLREGEHLVVFYTNKVDKWKLFSTYIRQGLRQGDRVVYAYSNIDSEIVRSRLKEHGMEVEKHEKKGSLVLMSVSHVYIRNGVIDKSQLINFWNDLKIDAKKGGFKHERDLFDLGDLSFLGDQKEKYFEYLREANTRLMDPFMIELRAVNIENLSPQLIQEFKFLSTKSMDLLEYSDKFSKRIGVNHKHVVGRNLLLEFDPAANYEEAIRDFVLEASANAETVIIFTGKGSVIHTILSIQENVKFLLLTQLASTPKTDKHTGEILIPANNTSLLLDALNKTVKSHPDGNFNFVFDNLTSLILQVGFEKTYNFVRYALEMLSSINATAIFLFNSNAHDQKIVSSLRSLFSNQVIFEKGGVEIIKLPETLMKAR; encoded by the coding sequence TTGGTAAACGGCATGATAGACTTGGCGTTTTATTTTGCAACTCTCGCTGTTCTCATTACATTAATAACTTTTATTGTACGACAGAAGGGCTCTTACTTTAAGTCAGTGCAAATACTGCTACTCATAGCGTTTTCAGGAGTCGCCTCGGTTGTCTTAACCAACGCGATTAAAAACTATTTAATAAACGAAAGCTGGATAATGCTACCATACGTCCTCTGGGGGACGTCTGCTGTATTAGTGGCTGCGTTAGCAGTGGAGCACACTGCTTTTATGCTACACAAAAGACAGCAGATGATGCAACGAAAAGGCTTTTTCTCAAGCAAGATAAACATAATTTCTCTTTTCTTTAAAGTCTTTACACTTGCGGTTTTGATCACAGCATGGATCTTCAATCCCTGGCAAGTAAGATATAGTATTCCTGATCTATGGGGGAATTTGGTTTATGGATTTGTATATGACCAATGGTTCACAGCGGTTCTTGGAGGTTTACTAATTGCTGTTATTTTGTACCCTTGTACAGTTTTTATTCTTTTAAGTCGTAAATGCAATGACAAACATGTTTCCGATGCTCTATGGTGGCTTGGAATTTGTTGGGCAGCTACTGGAGTAACATTGATGTTTTTTCATGGACTAGTAAGGAACTTGAACATAGAGTTAATGGAAATAAGTTCTCTATCTTATGTGCTCTATTATGGAATTGTTGCATACTACTTCAAGCAGACAACAACTCTAGAAGGTCTATTCAACACTACATATCCCTCTCTTCGTTTAAGAGAAGGAGAACATCTTGTCGTTTTCTACACCAACAAAGTGGACAAGTGGAAACTCTTTTCAACCTATATTCGCCAAGGCTTACGTCAAGGCGACAGAGTTGTCTATGCATATTCTAACATCGATTCTGAAATTGTCAGGTCTAGACTGAAGGAACATGGAATGGAAGTAGAAAAACATGAAAAAAAGGGTTCTCTTGTTTTGATGAGTGTCTCGCATGTTTATATACGGAATGGCGTCATCGACAAGAGCCAATTAATCAATTTTTGGAATGACTTAAAAATCGACGCGAAGAAAGGTGGGTTCAAGCATGAAAGAGACCTTTTTGATCTGGGTGACTTGAGCTTTTTAGGTGACCAAAAAGAAAAATACTTTGAATACTTGAGAGAGGCAAACACGCGATTAATGGACCCCTTCATGATTGAACTTCGAGCAGTTAACATCGAAAACTTGAGCCCTCAGCTAATTCAAGAATTCAAGTTTCTGAGCACAAAGTCAATGGACTTGCTTGAATATTCAGACAAGTTTTCAAAAAGAATTGGAGTAAACCACAAGCATGTAGTGGGCAGAAATCTATTACTAGAATTCGATCCTGCAGCGAATTATGAAGAAGCAATTCGCGATTTTGTGTTGGAAGCATCAGCGAACGCTGAAACAGTTATAATATTTACCGGTAAAGGCAGCGTAATTCACACAATTCTAAGTATACAAGAAAATGTGAAGTTTTTGCTATTGACACAGCTCGCTTCTACTCCAAAAACCGATAAACATACTGGTGAGATTTTAATACCTGCGAACAATACGTCTCTTCTTCTCGACGCCTTAAACAAAACTGTTAAAAGTCATCCTGATGGGAATTTCAACTTTGTTTTTGACAACCTGACTAGTCTCATTTTGCAAGTAGGATTTGAAAAAACATATAATTTCGTGCGCTACGCCTTAGAGATGCTAAGTTCAATAAATGCCACTGCCATATTTTTGTTTAACTCTAATGCTCATGATCAAAAAATCGTATCCAGTTTGAGAAGTTTGTTCAGCAACCAAGTAATCTTTGAAAAAGGAGGAGTAGAAATTATTAAGTTGCCTGAAACGTTAATGAAAGCTAGATAG